In Candidatus Jettenia caeni, the DNA window GGGTATAGCCATCAAGCCTATAATTATGAGCATAGGAAAAACGACCCCGGCAATCCATGGATCAAAGTAAACAAGCATTTCCTGAAGTCCTAAAAAATACCAGGGCGCCTTTGCCGGATTTGGGGTCATAGTAGGATCTGAATGCTCTTCAAGCGGCGCATCAAGCAAAACAGACCAGACAATGAGGAGGATTGTACAGATGATTACCGTCAGAAATTCCTTTCTTACCAGATATGGCCATGTAGGCAGTTCGCTTTCGGAAATATCGGCATCCTTCTCCTTTGCAAGTGCAGGACCTTTAATAAATGTCAATGCCCTGTATCTTCCCTTCTCTTTTGTTTTTTCTTCTTTCGTATCCATATTTTCTGTTTTTTATTCTTCGGAATAGGCAAAGCGTTTCATCGTAATGGCATCTACAGGACAGCGATTAACACACAATCCGCACCGGATGCATTTTTCTTCATTGATAACCATAACGGCATCCCAATCATCAGGGACTGAATCTTTATTATCTAAAATACCGGCATCCTCAACATATTCACGTGATACCATAGATATACAATTGTGTGGGCAGACATCAATACAACCACCACATAATATGCATTTTTCATCGATAAATATATTAAAATGGCAAAGCAGACACCTCCCGGCCTCCTTAAAGGTATTTTCCTTCGAAAGCCCCGGTTCTGTCTCTGTATGGAGATCCAGCCTTTCTTCCATGGGAATGTTATCTTGTTTTTGTCTGGGTATTGCCTCATAATCAGGTATTCTTCCGGAAGGGGATTGCTCTTTATAATAAAATTTATATCCTGTCCTTTCCTGCCCTGTTAAGAATTTATGTATCGACCTTGCAGCTTTTCTGCCGTCTGCTATCACCTCAATTACATTTCTGGGGCCTGTTACACAATCACCGCCTGCAAATACACCTTCTCTTGTAGTCATAAAACTTCCCTGGTCTATGATAGGCATTCCCCAGTGATTCACCTTTATACCAAACTTTTCTGAAAGAAATCCTATATCTGGTGATTGCCCAATAGCCGCTATTATTACATTTACCGGTATCGTAAAATTGCTTCCTTCAATAGGTACCGGACGCCTTCGGCCTTTGTCGTCTGGTTCGCCGAGTCTGTTTTTTATACATTCGAGATGCGTTACCTTCGAGCCATGCCCTTCAACGATTTTTATCGGTGAAGTTAAAAAATATATCTTTATACCTTCTTCCTCTGCCATGCTTACCTCTGCTTCACCGGCCGGCATCTCCTCTAAACTTCTCCGATAAACGACAGAAACCTCCTGAGCGCCCAGCCTGAGCGAAGAGCGTGCGCAATCTATAGCGGTAAATCCCCCTCCAATCACTACAACTTTTTCGGGGATAGTTTTTATCATTCCGAGGTTTGTATTCTTCATAAAGGTAATGCCATGCATTACCCCGGAAATATCTTCGCCGGGAATATCAAGTGACTGTGATCTGTGGGCTCCCGTGGCAATGTATACAGCCTCGAATTCCTTTAATAAGGTATTAAACTTATCATAGGTATCGACAGGGCTGTTTAAGCGGATATCGACCCCAATCTCTTTTGTCCGGTTCACGGCGTCTTCTATAGTACTGCGAGGTAACCGGTAAGGCGGGATACCTACACTTAACATGCCGCCAGCAAGTGGTAAAGCCTCGTAGATAACAACATCGTGCCCTTTAAAAGCCAAATCGTTTGCTGCGGCAAGGCCTGAAGGTCCTGAACCAATTATTGCAATACGATTACCTGTTTTTTCTCTGTTTCCTGGTTTTCCAGGAAACATTTTGCCGGCGAAATCTGCTGCGCTTCTCTTGAGCGAGCATATGGCGATAGGCTTATCGATTGTGCCGCGTCGGCATGCGGTTTCACAGGGATGGGTACATACCCTGCCGAGAATATGAGGGAAAAGATTTGCTATGAAATTAAGATGTAAGGAACCATCGAAGTCCCCCTCAGCTATGCGTTCTATGTAATTCATGGCTGGCGTATTGACAGGGCATGCATACTGGCAGTTTATGTTTTCTCTGAACCAGTGGTCATCGGCCTTAACTATCTTATAATTCACGGGATATTACTCTCCTTTTTGACGCCTTTTCTGTTCCATCCGCTTATCGTTTTCGAATGCTTGCTTGAAAGTAAGCCATGTAAAGAAAAATAGCAAGAGTATGAGGCCGACAATGGGAATGTTATCAGGTTTTGTTATAATTGCCCGGATGTGTTCCATGATTATCTGTTAAAATTTACCTTATAGTTAGAGTGGTCCAGAGATGCCTCCATCCTTGCGAATTCGCCAGAAGTGCACCATCATAAATACGCTGATGATAAGCGGCAATCCTATACAATGCCATACGTATGCCCTTAATAAGGCATTTCCACCAACGATTGAACCACCTAAGAGCGCAAATCGTATATCATTATGTGCCGTCATTCCGAGTTGTTCTCCAAAAGGCCCCTCGTGGCCCAGTAAGGGCGTCGAACGGGCCATGTTTGTGCCTACCGTTACAGCCCAAAATCCTAATTGATCCCAGGTAAGCAAGTAGCCGGTAAAACTTAAAAGGAGGGTCAGTACCAGCAGAACAACGCCCACACACCAGTTAAATTCCCTTGGTGGTTTGTAAGACCCTGTTGCAAATACACGAAACATATGGAACCATACCGTTATAACCATCAGATGAGCGCTCCATCGGTGCAAATTCCTTAAAATTACACCGAAAGGTACTTGAGACTCCAGGTCTTTTATGTCCCAATATGCATCACGAACGGTAGGGTGATAATAAAACATCAAGAGTACGCCCGTAAATGTTAGTACCAGAAACAAGAAGAAACTGATGCCGCCCATACACCAGGTGAATTTTAATTGGGGCGCATGTCTTTTAACCTTTGCCGGATGCAAATGCATAAAGACATTTGAGACAATCTTTAGCATGCGGTTCTTGGGCGTATCTGCAAAGGTGTGCCTGAAAATAGATTTCCAGACCTGAGAATGAACGGTTACATCTTTCAACATGCCAGGCAATCCCTTTTCTTTCAGCATGTTTCTGTATTTTTCCAAAAAATTTTTGTTCGGTTTATGAGTCATTTTACACCTTCAAGAATGCGCCAGTCTTATTCCATTCCCCCCGTTCACCTCTGAACCTTATTCCTTCATCAACGATTATTTGGCCGTTATCATCCAATGCAACCTTAAATCTTTCCAAAGGTCTTGGAGCAGGGCCCTCAATATTCAATCCTTCCGGAGTAAACCCGCTCCCATGACAGGGGCATTTAAATTTTCCTTCTGCTGCAAGCCAGTTAGGAGTGCAACCCAGATGGGTGCATTTTGCCTCGATTACATACAATTTATCAACCTCTCTGATTATCCATATCCTGAACTGTTTTTTGAACCTTTCGCTTACCCCTGTCGTGTATTGAAAAGGGTACCCGATTGTATACCTTGTTGGTGGTTCAAGGATAGTTCTGGGGTAAAAGAACCTGACAACTGTACCCAATACGGTTGTCAAAAATACCCCTATAAACCCCCACCCGATGAAGTACAAGAATCTTCGGCGATTTACCGGGATCTCTCTCTCTTTTATTGCTATTGACATAACACCTCTGATTTACATTTTCATAAGAATGTTTACGTTTCACAGTCATTCATCGGTACTCCATTTACACTTTTACGCCAATCATATTCTTATAACAACAACAAGACAGTATGTCCATAAAATTTAATGTTAATTAGGAATTTTCACTTTATGTAAGCGGTTTTCAGGGTGGTATGGACAAATATATTTATTTCTATTTAGTAGCTAAACTATGCAAAACGTCTACAGCCCTGTTAAATTGCATGATATTATTAAGTATGAGAAACACAAGGAGTATCCCCGTGAGTGTTAAGGCAATCAGGCGTACACGCGTCTGTGTGCTTAATGCTGCGAGAATCACTAAAAGTGGCGCAAAATGTAACGAGTAAAGAAATGTTTCCGTTCCGTACATAAGATGCAAAACAAATTGTCCTAATAAGATAAGACCCAAAACAATGCGCAGTTGCCGGTTTCGTCCCGAAAAAAACAAGCTCCACAAACCTAAACCAAACAGTGGCGTCCATAGCCCAACGGCAATAACGCCCCAGACACTTCCTGAACCTGGTGAAGAGGACTGGGTAGTCATTATCGTTATTACCTTATCATTGTCTTTTACCTTCTCCTGTAACTTGAAGGCAGGCATTACTATCGAATGAAATACAAATGACCTGGCAACATGTACCCGGTCAGAGAATTTTGGAGGAAGCATATATCTTTTTTCGCCGCTAATTTTATGAAAAAGTAGTACTTTTGGGAAAAAATGAGATTGTATTGTCCACAATAAGACTACAGCACAAAATGCACTAGCCGTGATGATCAAAGCCCGTTTCCGGGAAAATTTCACAAAGGCCATGATGATTCCGGCCATCCAATTGGTTATCGTGAAGCTAAAGGTCAGGACACTGACAATGACATACCAAAACGAAGAGATCTTTCGATGTTGGGCTAGCACAATAATTCCCAGAGATAACAAGATACTTAGTGAGCCAAAAGAAAAAGTTTCCGGAACAGTAAACCAGAAAACTGAGGCTGCGCTCATTGCTCCTAATATGCTAAACAACGTTGCATCAATACGGCGGCACCCGATGAGGCGTAAGAGTATAAACAGGGCGCTAATCCAAAGCGAAGCTACTATAGTAATGATTGTTCTTACCGATTCAGCAGGTGTAAGTTGAAAAATAATACGCAATGCTTTCGTTGGCGGATACGTCATAAGTGGAAATAATGGATGTACGTTCGTGCGCCAATGGTTACCAAATCGATTTGTCA includes these proteins:
- a CDS encoding putative cytochrome b6, with translation MTHKPNKNFLEKYRNMLKEKGLPGMLKDVTVHSQVWKSIFRHTFADTPKNRMLKIVSNVFMHLHPAKVKRHAPQLKFTWCMGGISFFLFLVLTFTGVLLMFYYHPTVRDAYWDIKDLESQVPFGVILRNLHRWSAHLMVITVWFHMFRVFATGSYKPPREFNWCVGVVLLVLTLLLSFTGYLLTWDQLGFWAVTVGTNMARSTPLLGHEGPFGEQLGMTAHNDIRFALLGGSIVGGNALLRAYVWHCIGLPLIISVFMMVHFWRIRKDGGISGPL
- a CDS encoding 2Fe-2S iron sulfur protein, translating into MSIAIKEREIPVNRRRFLYFIGWGFIGVFLTTVLGTVVRFFYPRTILEPPTRYTIGYPFQYTTGVSERFKKQFRIWIIREVDKLYVIEAKCTHLGCTPNWLAAEGKFKCPCHGSGFTPEGLNIEGPAPRPLERFKVALDDNGQIIVDEGIRFRGERGEWNKTGAFLKV
- a CDS encoding NAD(P) oxidoreductase, translating into MNYKIVKADDHWFRENINCQYACPVNTPAMNYIERIAEGDFDGSLHLNFIANLFPHILGRVCTHPCETACRRGTIDKPIAICSLKRSAADFAGKMFPGKPGNREKTGNRIAIIGSGPSGLAAANDLAFKGHDVVIYEALPLAGGMLSVGIPPYRLPRSTIEDAVNRTKEIGVDIRLNSPVDTYDKFNTLLKEFEAVYIATGAHRSQSLDIPGEDISGVMHGITFMKNTNLGMIKTIPEKVVVIGGGFTAIDCARSSLRLGAQEVSVVYRRSLEEMPAGEAEVSMAEEEGIKIYFLTSPIKIVEGHGSKVTHLECIKNRLGEPDDKGRRRPVPIEGSNFTIPVNVIIAAIGQSPDIGFLSEKFGIKVNHWGMPIIDQGSFMTTREGVFAGGDCVTGPRNVIEVIADGRKAARSIHKFLTGQERTGYKFYYKEQSPSGRIPDYEAIPRQKQDNIPMEERLDLHTETEPGLSKENTFKEAGRCLLCHFNIFIDEKCILCGGCIDVCPHNCISMVSREYVEDAGILDNKDSVPDDWDAVMVINEEKCIRCGLCVNRCPVDAITMKRFAYSEE